The following are from one region of the Salicibibacter kimchii genome:
- a CDS encoding D-alanyl-D-alanine carboxypeptidase family protein has product MRLRLILFMACLLVFVMPLDVNAEEPFAVSAESAIVVEAESGRVLWEKDAYSEKRIASITKIMTTIVAIEQGDLDDSVEISEQAAGTEGSSLYLQAGEEVKLEDLLYGLMLRSGNDSAIAIAEHVGGSVDGFVFLMNEKVNELGLKNTIFANPHGLDDHENHYSSAYDMAMIMKEAMEFDAFNAISGTKVHRAPNENEDWERVWRNKNRLLTERYEYATGGKTGYTDRAKRTLVTSANKDNMDLIAVTLNAPSDWDDHVRMFEYGFDTYQMHRLIDAGELERGQEEGYEAYEVRRSVTYPLSEDEYARVLPKIKWDNDEHLPFAGHLQFQLDNRVISEQPIFREEAEETTEEHSFWVRLKNRFRQMME; this is encoded by the coding sequence ATGAGACTCCGGCTGATCCTGTTTATGGCATGCCTTCTCGTTTTTGTAATGCCTCTTGACGTGAATGCCGAAGAACCTTTTGCCGTATCGGCTGAATCAGCAATAGTAGTCGAAGCTGAAAGCGGGCGAGTATTATGGGAAAAGGATGCATATAGCGAGAAGCGCATCGCCAGCATTACTAAAATTATGACCACGATCGTTGCCATTGAACAAGGAGACTTGGATGATTCCGTGGAGATTTCAGAGCAAGCCGCGGGCACTGAAGGGTCATCGCTCTATCTGCAAGCAGGCGAAGAAGTTAAATTGGAGGATTTGTTATATGGCCTAATGCTTCGGTCCGGCAATGACAGCGCGATTGCAATTGCCGAACACGTAGGCGGAAGCGTAGACGGTTTTGTTTTCTTAATGAATGAAAAAGTAAATGAATTAGGATTGAAAAACACCATTTTTGCCAATCCACACGGGCTGGATGACCATGAAAATCATTATTCCAGCGCTTATGACATGGCGATGATCATGAAGGAAGCGATGGAATTTGATGCATTTAATGCTATATCCGGAACAAAAGTGCACCGTGCCCCCAATGAAAACGAAGATTGGGAACGAGTTTGGAGGAATAAAAATCGTTTGTTAACCGAGCGATATGAGTACGCGACCGGAGGCAAGACCGGTTATACCGATCGCGCCAAACGGACGCTAGTGACCTCCGCAAATAAAGATAACATGGACTTGATTGCCGTTACATTGAATGCGCCATCCGACTGGGACGACCATGTCCGCATGTTTGAATATGGATTTGACACTTATCAGATGCATCGATTGATCGATGCAGGCGAACTTGAACGAGGGCAAGAAGAAGGGTACGAAGCTTATGAAGTACGTCGATCTGTCACGTATCCATTGAGCGAGGACGAATACGCTCGCGTTTTGCCAAAAATCAAATGGGACAACGATGAGCATTTGCCTTTTGCCGGACACCTTCAGTTTCAATTAGACAACAGGGTCATTTCCGAACAACCGATTTTTCGCGAAGAAGCCGAAGAAACAACAGAGGAGCATTCCTTTTGGGTACGATTAAAAAATCGTTTCCGACAGATGATGGAGTGA
- a CDS encoding nucleoside recognition domain-containing protein, translating into MINWIWMTMLITGLVFAMFTGRMEEVNEAIFEGAEEAVVLCFGLISILVFWLGMMRIAQEGGLLTLLSKVMSPIIRRLFPEVPKDHPAMGYILSNMTANMFGLGNAATPMGIKAMEQLKELNGGKDEASRSMITFLAINTASLTLIPTTVIAIRMTYDSENPGEIIGTTIAATAVAVISAIIIDRIFHWRRMQRARAK; encoded by the coding sequence ATGATTAATTGGATCTGGATGACAATGCTGATCACAGGTCTTGTTTTTGCAATGTTTACCGGCAGGATGGAAGAAGTAAATGAAGCGATATTTGAAGGCGCTGAAGAAGCGGTCGTTCTCTGCTTTGGCCTCATCAGCATTCTCGTTTTTTGGCTGGGGATGATGAGAATTGCACAAGAAGGAGGGCTCCTTACGCTACTTTCCAAAGTGATGTCTCCCATCATCCGGCGGCTGTTTCCGGAAGTGCCCAAGGATCACCCGGCAATGGGCTATATTTTATCCAATATGACCGCGAACATGTTTGGGCTTGGAAATGCCGCGACACCGATGGGGATAAAAGCGATGGAACAGTTGAAAGAATTAAACGGGGGAAAAGATGAAGCCAGTCGCTCTATGATCACGTTTCTCGCGATTAATACCGCCAGCTTGACACTAATTCCGACAACAGTAATCGCGATTCGAATGACGTATGATTCTGAAAACCCCGGCGAAATTATCGGAACGACGATCGCGGCAACGGCAGTCGCCGTCATTAGCGCAATCATCATCGACCGCATTTTTCACTGGCGTCGAATGCAACGGGCGAGGGCAAAATAA